CATTGTCGAGGCGAAACTCCGTTAACTGTTTAATAACTCGATCCAGATAAGGTTGGATCGAATTTTGAACTGGTGGAGTTTGAGTTTTGGTTTCTTGAGGAGGTGCAACTTGAGTTTGAGCCAGAGCAATTTCTGGTAGCAATCCCCACCAGAAAACGATCAAAGCCAACAAAGTGACAAACAACCGCCGTAATAAATCCAAAATTGACCGACTGATCTGGTTCATAAGCAAAAATTAAGATAAAGTTACACTACCTGAGAAACAGGATACTTAGCAAAAGGACGTTAATGTTGTATTAAGCTTGTTGAGCTTTTTTACTTGACGTTAGACAATAATGCTACAAATCGTGTTCCGCACATTTCACCATAACTGTTATGCGAGTTTTTAATTCTTCCCCACCCTCAGAGGCTCAGACGCGCACCCGAATTTTACAGGCAGCACAACGGTTGTTCGCCTCTCAAGGATTTGATGGCACTACCACCCGTGATTTAGCGCAGGCGGCAGGTGTAGCTGAAGGCACTTTATTTCGTCATTTTCCCAATAAAAAAGCAATTTTAGTAGAAGTAGCCACGAGTGGCTGGGTAGAAATTTTAACAGATTTGCTAACAGAATTAAGTGAAATGGGCAGCTATAAAGCTGTAGCTCAAGTGATGCGTCGCCGGATGTGGAACTTTCAAAAAAATGCCGATTTGATGCGCGTTTGTTTTATGGAGGTGCAATTTCATCCTGATTTGCGCGATCGCATTCAATTAGAAGTCATTACTAAAATGACCGATGTCGGCGAAGCATTCTTCCAAACAGCAATGGATAAAGGCATTTATCGCAAAATGGACGCAAAGCTAGTTGCGAAAGTTTTCTTGGGAATGTTTGCGATCGCAGGTTTTTCTAACAACACCCTCATCGAACCTGACGCTTCCCCCCAACAAATGCAGGAAATGGCTGAAGGACTCGCTGATATCTTCCTTAATGGTGTTTTAGCTAAGGATTAGGGACTGGGTACTAGGTACTGGGTACTGGGTAGTTTCCTCAATCCCCAATCCCCAATCTCCAATCACCTAATTGCTTGCGCTTGCTGACTCCACTGTTGTACTAGCTCAATTGCTGGACACAAGTCTCGTCGCTGCATTGTTGCTACTTGCAAGCGCATAATTTGTTGGTGCAATCGGTGAGTGGGAGTCTGTGCCAACTGTGCCACGGAACCAATACCTGCATGGAGCAATAAACCACAATATTGTATGCCTACACTAGGAATACGCGCCAAATCAGCTAAAGCTATCCATTTATTTACATACTGAAGATGAATCTGTAATTTATTTGCTAACGCCAGCCGTGCCTCTAGAGTCTTTCCTTGTTTGACTAGCGCTACTGTGGTATCAATCCCACAATTTTGCAGTTGTGATTGTTCGTCGTGGCTTAGTCCAGGTAATTGCTCGATTGGCCAGTCACGAGATGCGAGCAGATTTCGATTATTTGTATTTTTAGTAGACATTTTAAAACTAAATATTGCCATTGCATCGACTGACAATGTGATTGCATCAACTAACAATGCCATTGCATCGCCTGACAATGTGATTGTTTTGACTGGCAATGCCATTGCATCGCCTGATAATGCGATTGTATCGCCTGACAATGCCATTGTATCGCCTGACAATGCCATTGTTTTGGCTAGGAGGGGTCAGAATTCCCTTCTGAACAAAACCTCCTGCCACCTGCCTTCTGCCACCTGCCTCCTTCAAATGGTAAATAACTCACCTCGCAAAACAGTTACCGCTTGTCCGGCGATAAAAACGCGATCGCCTCCGGTATAGCGTACTTTTACCACTCCACCGCGACGGGATGCTTGATAAGCCAATAACTCATCTTTGTGTAAGCGATCGCGCCAGAAGGGAGCAAGACAGCAATGGGTAGCGCCAGTTACAGGGTCTTCATCAATTCCTAAACCCGGTGCAAATAAACGAGAGACGAAATCATATTCAGAATCAGAGTCGGTAAGGCTGGTGACAATGATCTCAGAAATAGGCAAAGTTTTTAATATTTGAAAATTTGGCTGTACTTGCCGTACCAAATCTTCAGATTCCAATTCCACTAAATAGCCAAAAGAATTTAAGAAAACAGATTTGTAAGGTACACCCAAAGCTTGCTTGAGTTCTCGTGGAGCGACTGTTTCTTGTGAGTGATTCACAGGAAAATCTAACTCAATCCACTCACCTTGCAATTTAGCAATCAGCACTCCGCTTTTGGTGTAGAACCGTGCAACTTCATTCTCCGACAAATGCCCCTCTGACCAAAGTACATGGGCACTAGCTAAGGTTGCATGACCACAAAGAGGCACTTCTATCGTCGGCGTAAACCAACGCAAATTGAAGCCATCATCCTGTTTAACTAAAAAAGCCGTCTCAGATAAATTCATCTCCTGTGCCACATTCTGCATCCAGCGTTCATTTTGGCGAGTAGGCAAAACACAGACAGCAGCAGGATTTCCTGCAAAAGGTCTATTGGTAAAAGCATCAACCTGGGTAATGATTTGTCCCATTAGAGTCACCCTAAAAATTAGACAGCAATATACTTATCAGGAGTGTGTTAGAGATTTATGCCGATAGTTAACATTATTTCTAAGCCCATTTCTACGCGCCCATAACACACTAAAGTTCAGTTAAGCATTTATTGTTTCTCTACGCCTCTGTGCCCCTTTTCCACTTGTTGACAAAAAGTTATAGCTTTAACCCAAGCGTATTAGTCTATAGAAGTTTTCGATGTGGAATACAGCCACTGGTTCGTAAGGGCGCACAGCCATGCTGTTACATCAAAATGGAAACCGCCATATACAGTACCTTATAAATTAGGAATACAATCTCCACAAACTAGGGTAAATGTTCAAGCAAAACGGAAATATGAGGATAAAAATCTTCAGAAGCATCTTTGCTGCTGTCAACTTAGCGCTAATTTCTGGAGGATTAGTTAGCTGTGTTGTTGAGGTACCACAACCATCTGCTCCAACTGAGCAACAAAAACCAGTCATAGAACCTATCCAACAACCTAAGCAGAAAGACAAAGATGATGATGACAAACATAGCGATCGCAAAGATGATAAACACGACGATAAAGACGATAACGATTAAATAAAGGCAAAACTATAACCTTGGGTTTCCATTTATGCTTATCCCACAAACTTCTACTTCCCTCGCCGATTGTTTACGCCTGCGACGGCAAAAATTAGCAAACCTCATTAAGTTTCCCGTAATTCTGTGGTCAGGTACCAACAGTCCCCGCAACTTTCCAGCAAATCCTTTTCCGTTTCGCGCTAACAGTCATTTCCTCTATTTTGCCGGACTACCATTACCAAATGCGGCAATTCGTTTAGAAGGGGGCAAGCTAGAACTATTCATGGACGATCCATCACCTAGCAGCACTCTTTGGCATGGAGAAATGCCAACGCGCAATGAAATAGCCCAGAAGATTGGGGCAGATGTGGCTCGACCAATGACAGAATTAGAGTCTTGGATAGAAGATGCTGTCACACTTGCTGTACAAGATGCAGCCACATGGACGCAACAATCGCAGCTATTAAATAGATGGGTTTTACCCCAAAGTCCTCCCCAAGGAATTGACTTAGATTTAGCTAAAGCGATCGCTTCTATCCGCCTCACTCACGATGAAGCTGCATTAACCGAGTTGCGAAAAGCTGCTGCTGTCACTGTTGAAGCACACAAAGTTGGGATGGCAGCAACACCTCAAGCCAAACTAGAAGCAGAAGTTCGCGCAGCGATGGAAGGGGTAATTATTGCCCACAATATGACCACCTCTTACAACAGTATTGTCACCGTTCACGGCGAAGTTTTGCATAACGAACACTATCACCACCCCTTGCAACCAGGTGATTTACTACTTGCCGATGTTGGCGCTGAAACTGAGATGGGTTGGGCAGGTGATGTCACTCGCACATGGCCAGTTTCCGGCAAGTTTTCATCTACCCAGCGAGATATTTATAATGTGGTATTGGCGGCTCATGATGCTTGCATTGCCAAAATACAGCCTGGTGTAGAGTATGAGGATATTCATCTATTAGCTGCCACGGTTATAGCTGAAGGTTTAGTAGAGTTAGGCATTTTCCAAGGAAATCCCCAATATTTGGTAGAGATGGATGCCCACGCGCTGTTTTTCCCTCATGGTATCGGTCATCTACTGGGTTTAGATGTCCATGATATGGAAGATTTGGGAGATTTAGCAGGGTATGAAGAAGGACGGAAAAGGAGCGATCGCTTTGGCTTAAGCTACCTCCGCTTAAATCGTCCCCTACGTCCAGGAATGTTGGTAACAATTGAACCTGGTTTTTATCAAGTACCAGCAATTTTAAATGATGCCAATGTTCGCTCAAAATATCAGAATGTGGTG
The Nostoc punctiforme PCC 73102 genome window above contains:
- a CDS encoding TetR/AcrR family transcriptional regulator; this translates as MRVFNSSPPSEAQTRTRILQAAQRLFASQGFDGTTTRDLAQAAGVAEGTLFRHFPNKKAILVEVATSGWVEILTDLLTELSEMGSYKAVAQVMRRRMWNFQKNADLMRVCFMEVQFHPDLRDRIQLEVITKMTDVGEAFFQTAMDKGIYRKMDAKLVAKVFLGMFAIAGFSNNTLIEPDASPQQMQEMAEGLADIFLNGVLAKD
- a CDS encoding PhzF family phenazine biosynthesis protein; protein product: MGQIITQVDAFTNRPFAGNPAAVCVLPTRQNERWMQNVAQEMNLSETAFLVKQDDGFNLRWFTPTIEVPLCGHATLASAHVLWSEGHLSENEVARFYTKSGVLIAKLQGEWIELDFPVNHSQETVAPRELKQALGVPYKSVFLNSFGYLVELESEDLVRQVQPNFQILKTLPISEIIVTSLTDSDSEYDFVSRLFAPGLGIDEDPVTGATHCCLAPFWRDRLHKDELLAYQASRRGGVVKVRYTGGDRVFIAGQAVTVLRGELFTI
- a CDS encoding aminopeptidase P family protein encodes the protein MLIPQTSTSLADCLRLRRQKLANLIKFPVILWSGTNSPRNFPANPFPFRANSHFLYFAGLPLPNAAIRLEGGKLELFMDDPSPSSTLWHGEMPTRNEIAQKIGADVARPMTELESWIEDAVTLAVQDAATWTQQSQLLNRWVLPQSPPQGIDLDLAKAIASIRLTHDEAALTELRKAAAVTVEAHKVGMAATPQAKLEAEVRAAMEGVIIAHNMTTSYNSIVTVHGEVLHNEHYHHPLQPGDLLLADVGAETEMGWAGDVTRTWPVSGKFSSTQRDIYNVVLAAHDACIAKIQPGVEYEDIHLLAATVIAEGLVELGIFQGNPQYLVEMDAHALFFPHGIGHLLGLDVHDMEDLGDLAGYEEGRKRSDRFGLSYLRLNRPLRPGMLVTIEPGFYQVPAILNDANVRSKYQNVVNWQRLSEFADVRGIRLEDDVLVTAEGSEVLTAALPNDADTIENLVGR
- a CDS encoding DUF4332 domain-containing protein, which encodes MSTKNTNNRNLLASRDWPIEQLPGLSHDEQSQLQNCGIDTTVALVKQGKTLEARLALANKLQIHLQYVNKWIALADLARIPSVGIQYCGLLLHAGIGSVAQLAQTPTHRLHQQIMRLQVATMQRRDLCPAIELVQQWSQQAQAIR